One genomic window of Medicago truncatula cultivar Jemalong A17 chromosome 1, MtrunA17r5.0-ANR, whole genome shotgun sequence includes the following:
- the LOC25483759 gene encoding ubiquitin-conjugating enzyme E2 variant 1C isoform X1: protein MTLGSAGSSVVVPRNFRLLEELERGEKGIGDGTVSYGMDDGDDIYMRSWTGTIIGPHNTVHEGRIYQLKLFCDKDYPEKPPSVRFHSRINMTCVNHETGVVSVEPKKFGLLANWQREYSMEDILTQLKKEMAAPHNRKLVQPPEGTYF, encoded by the exons ATGACGCTTGGCTCAGCCGGATCCAGTGTCGTCG TTCCAAGGAACTTCAGATTGCTGGAGGAGCTTGAAAGAGGAGAAAAGGGTATTGGTGATGGCACAGTAAGCTATGGAATGGATGATGGTGATGACATTTACATGCGCTCTTGGACTGGCACCATCATTGGCCCCCATAAT ACTGTACATGAAGGCCGAATTTATCAACTGAAGCTGTTTTGTGACAAAGATTACCCAGAAAAGCCCCCAAGTGTTCGGTTTCATTCACGAATCAATATGACTTGTGTTAACCATGAAACTGGCGTGGTATCA GTTGAACCAAAGAAATTTGGGCTTCTTGCAAATTGGCAAAGAGAGTACAGCATGGAGGATATACTGACCCAGCTGAAGAAAGAAATGGCAGCCCCTCATAACCGGAAGCTTGTCCAGCCTCCAGAAGGAACTTACTTTTAG
- the LOC25483759 gene encoding ubiquitin-conjugating enzyme E2 variant 1C isoform X2 translates to MTLGSAGSSVVVPRNFRLLEELERGEKGIGDGTVSYGMDDGDDIYMRSWTGTIIGPHNTVHEGRIYQLKLFCDKDYPEKPPSVRFHSRINMTCVNHETGVVEPKKFGLLANWQREYSMEDILTQLKKEMAAPHNRKLVQPPEGTYF, encoded by the exons ATGACGCTTGGCTCAGCCGGATCCAGTGTCGTCG TTCCAAGGAACTTCAGATTGCTGGAGGAGCTTGAAAGAGGAGAAAAGGGTATTGGTGATGGCACAGTAAGCTATGGAATGGATGATGGTGATGACATTTACATGCGCTCTTGGACTGGCACCATCATTGGCCCCCATAAT ACTGTACATGAAGGCCGAATTTATCAACTGAAGCTGTTTTGTGACAAAGATTACCCAGAAAAGCCCCCAAGTGTTCGGTTTCATTCACGAATCAATATGACTTGTGTTAACCATGAAACTGGCGTG GTTGAACCAAAGAAATTTGGGCTTCTTGCAAATTGGCAAAGAGAGTACAGCATGGAGGATATACTGACCCAGCTGAAGAAAGAAATGGCAGCCCCTCATAACCGGAAGCTTGTCCAGCCTCCAGAAGGAACTTACTTTTAG
- the LOC25483760 gene encoding serine/arginine-rich splicing factor 4: MSLYFGKLSERVCRDELERVFGRFGRCNVQVKKEGYGFVVFDFRLDAEKALRELKGTKICGELLTLMWSKQQPESHFAKFDRGGERKGNTYELQGKRIFDKLGERERKEGFDGWEKWNHNTDIVERGESVEEGEYRRDGFKYCDGEEKNRRRDFPDEGGHVVPNQGRIGRGAEPTHGKATDCGNGNTLEFDRYRPSCGYDRKDDKEDYSSGSLLANSQENVGRAQIGEETLNRPNSSKLKHTGYRRGEAGHKMQNCRKEHSLRRKYNRLDDEHADKIDKKRRVEDDIESGWGSWVIPQSNGDALLMSHQRDKWRVSGSRSDCAPLRNESSPVAKDTEEYEGKKQSRNETESPKRSREKKISRRSVSSSLLSDYSAFRSLTHSQSSKSLPRSTKYSRSRSVSSRAHSSSSKSVSSSKSQNCRGKKLHSMRSSSPTSLSVSLNQSLLSSPNKIQLNSKSSSTNGAALKPVDHLVARGQGIGSTMELENLQSKDSDIAVNGQAVVSTTAVDATLKDQHVQEDNNENLTKPVIAEKLSPRRVKWEVGFQHPRTLMADDIPTEVQKPTLETHITPRSGCSTIISTEEMCMVLNKSGLELPEGHEIKLTTDDFFGAARLWPWYIIYYRRLKKGPISIENYARRVAQNQEFGIVDKYIRSSSGWGEFSPENS; encoded by the coding sequence ATGTCGTTGTATTTCGGTAAACTATCGGAACGTGTTTGTAGAGATGAACTTGAGCGAGTTTTTGGTAGATTTGGGCGTTGTAATGTTCAGGTGAAAAAAGAAGGTTATGGTTTTGTGGTGTTTGATTTCCGTTTGGATGCGGAGAAAGCTTTGAGGGAATTGAAAGGTACAAAGATATGTGGGGAACTGTTGACTTTGATGTGGTCCAAACAACAACCGGAGTcacattttgcaaaatttgatAGGGGTggtgaaagaaaaggaaatacctaTGAGTTGCAAGGTAAGAGGATTTTTGACAAATTGGGcgaaagagaaaggaaagaaggTTTTGATGGATGGGAGAAATGGAATCACAATACAGATATTGTTGAAAGGGGCGAGTCTGTTGAAGAGGGGGAGTATCGTCGAGATGGTTTTAAGTATTGCgatggagaagaaaaaaatcgtCGAAGAGACTTTCCAGATGAAGGTGGCCATGTTGTTCCTAACCAGGGTCGCATTGGTAGAGGGGCCGAGCCAACTCATGGCAAGGCAACTGACTGCGGGAATGGGAATACTTTGGAATTTGATCGCTACAGACCTTCCTGTGGCTATGACAGAAAGGATGACAAAGAAGATTACTCTAGTGGTTCTCTTTTAGCTAATTCCCAGGAGAATGTGGGCAGAGCACAGATTGGTGAGGAAACCTTGAACCGCCCAAACAGTTCAAAATTAAAGCATACTGGTTATAGACGTGGAGAAGCAGGTCATAAGATGCAAAATTGTAGGAAAGAACACTCGTTGCGGAGAAAATATAACAGATTGGATGATGAGCATGCTgataaaatagacaaaaagcGCAGAGTTGAAGATGACATTGAGTCTGGATGGGGTTCTTGGGTGATTCCGCAGTCAAATGGAGATGCTTTATTGATGAGCCACCAAAGAGATAAGTGGAGGGTGTCTGGTTCACGGAGTGATTGTGCACCATTGAGAAATGAATCATCCCCGGTAGCAAAGGACACTGAGGAGTATGAAGGAAAAAAGCAAAGCAGAAATGAAACAGAATCACCTAAAAGATCCAGGGAGAAGAAGATATCAAGGCGATCAGTCTCATCCTCTTTGCTATCAGATTACTCTGCATTTCGCTCACTTACACATTCTCAATCATCCAAATCACTGCCTAGGTCTACTAAATATTCTAGATCAAGATCAGTGTCTTCTAGAGCacattcttcatcttcaaagTCAGTGTCTTCCTCAAAATCTCAGAATTGTAGAGGCAAAAAGTTACATTCGATGAGGTCGAGCTCCCCTACATCTTTGTCTGTATCACTCAATCAGTCTTTACTGTCTTCTCCAAATAAAATCCAGCTTAATTCAAAAAGCTCATCCACTAATGGCGCTGCGCTTAAGCCAGTGGATCATTTGGTTGCTCGGGGACAAGGGATTGGCAGTACAATGGAATTGGAGAATTTACAATCCAAGGACTCAGATATTGCTGTAAATGGACAAGCTGTAGTGTCCACTACAGCGGTGGATGCCACGCTAAAGGACCAACACGTGCAGGAGGACAATAATGAGAATTTAACCAAACCAGTTATTGCAGAGAAATTGTCTCCCAGAAGGGTAAAATGGGAAGTGGGCTTTCAGCATCCTAGAACACTGATGGCGGATGATATTCCAACTGAAGTTCAGAAGCCAACTCTGGAAACTCATATTACTCCCCGTTCTGGCTGTTCAACCATCATATCTACAGAGGAAATGTGCATGGTTCTGAATAAAAGTGGCCTTGAACTTCCGGAAGgacatgaaataaaattaacaacagATGACTTCTTCGGTGCTGCTCGGTTGTGGCCTTGGTATATTATTTATTACCGTAGGTTGAAGAAGGGCCCAATTTCAATTGAGAACTATGCCAGGCGGGTTGCTCAGAATCAGGAATTTGGCATTGTTGATAAGTACATAAGAAGTAGCAGTGGATGGGGAGAATTCAGTCCCGAGAACTCTTGA